GTCGTGGTGGCAGCAGGTCGTCGGCAACGCCTACCTGCTGTGGGGCCTGCTGTTCCTGATCCTGCTGTGCGTCAAGCCTTTTCGCGCGCTCGAGTGACGAGGACGACTACGCGGCGGCCGGCGGCTTCGGGTTCTTCAGGCTGGCCGCGTAGACGTCCACGTACTGCTGGCCGGAGAGCCGCATCAGGGCGTACATGATCTCGTCGGTCACGGCCCGCTCGATGAAGCGGTTCCCGGCCATTCCCTCGTAGCGGGAGAAGTCGAGCGGCTCGCCGACGCGGATGGTGAGCCGGGTCGGGCGCGGCAGCACGGTGCCGGGCGGGTTGATCCGGTCGGTGCCGATCATCGCGACGGGGATCACCGGGACCCCGGTCTCCAGCGCCATCCGGGCCAGGCCCGTCTTGCCCTTGTACAGGCGGCCGTCCGGCGAGCGGGTGCCCTCCGGGTACAGGCAGAGCAGTCGCCCGGACTCCAGGACCCGCTTACCGGCGAGGAGGGCGCCCGCGGCGGCCGTCGCTCCGGACCGGTCGATCGGGATCTGGCCCGACGAGGAGAAGAACCAGCGCTGGAAACGGCCTTTGAGACCCGTGCCGGTGAAGTATTCCGACTTGGCGAGGAAGAAGATCCGCCGGGGCACCGTCAGCGGGAGGTAGAAGCTGTCGACGACGGCGAGGTGATTGCTCGCCAGGAGCGCGGCGCCGTCGTCCGGAATGTTCTCCAGGCCCTCCACCTTGGGGCGGCCCATCAGCCACAGCCACGGTCCCATGAGGATGTACTTGAACAGGTAGTACCACATACTCCCGACCCGCTTCCTTCCGGCATCCGCGGCCCGACGCGATCAGCGGGCCCGAGTTCGGTCACTCACTCTACTGTGCGACGGCCACGAGCGGCGCGCCCGGCTCCTGCCGTCCGGCGAGTCCGAGACGCGCCACCTGGGCGGCGCCGATCAGACCCGCGGCCTCCCCCAGCTGCGTCGCCCGGATCCGGGCCAGCTGGCGGTGACCGGCCCCCGTCACCAGACCCGCGTAGTGTTCGCGCGCCTCATCCAGGTACAGCCCGGAGGCCATGCCGAGGCCGCCGGCGATCACGATCATGTCCGGGTCGAAGACGTCGGCGATCATCGCCATCCCCTGCCCCAGCCAGCGCGCCAGACTCGCGAACGCCGCCACCGCCACCGGATCCCCCTCCGCGGCGGCGGCCGCCACCCGGCGTCCGGTGAGTGATCCGGGATCGGCGGCGGAATCGGCGGCCAGCACCGAATGCCGGGCATCGGTCTCGGCCATCAGCTCGACGGCCGTATCGACCAGTGCGGTTCCGCTGCAATATCTTTCGAGGCATCCGCGCTTACCGCAGCTGCACGGCCGTCCGTCGGGAACGACGGTGAGGTGCCCGAACTCGGGGGCGACGCCGAAGCTTCCGCGATAGATCTCACCGCCCATCAGCATGCCCGCGCCGATGCCCGTGCCCAGGGCCAGCACCAGGGTGTTGTGTCCCCGCGAGGCCGCGCCGAAGTGCAGCTCGGCCAGGGCCGCGGAGTTGCCGTCGTGCTCGGCGAACACCGGCAGGCCGAGCCGCTCGGACATCTCGGCCGGCACCGCGGCCTCCCGCCACGCGAGATGGGGCGCGAACCGCACGGTCTGGCAGTCCGGTGACAGGAATCCGGCGATCGCCAGTCCCACCGCGTGCACCGTCCAGCGGTCGCGGAGTTCCCCCACCAGCCGGTCCAGGCAGTGTTCCAGGGCCCCGGCGGTCGGCGGTGTCGCGGCCCGGAGGGTGTCGAGCATCCCGCCGCGGGCGTCGACCACCGCGGCGCGCACGCTGGTGCCGCCGATGTCGATGCCGATGGTGAGGTCGTTGCCGGAGGTGCTCATCGTCCCTCAGCCTTTCACGGATGCGCGGGTGCCGCGGTGATCCGGACCGGAATCGACTGGAACCGGGTCGAGCCCGGCGCGGCCGTGTCCGACTCGGCGCGGAGCAGTTCGGCGGCGGCCTCCAGCACCGCGATGCACGCCGCGAGCAGGCGTGAGACCAGATCCCCGAGCTCGGCGGCCAGGCCGCCGGCCTCCCCGACCAGCCCGGCCAGTCTGGCGAGCCCCTCGTCGTCGATCCCCGGCAGACCGGCGAGGCCGGGACCGGTGATCAGCGCGGCCAGCTGTTCGATCTGTCCGGCGACACCGAGCAGCAGGGTGCCGACCGGATCACCGGAGGTGGCCCCGGTTCCGGTCTCCTGCGTGTCGTCGGCCATGGAAGACGGTCTCCTCGCTTCTCGAACGGTGCGAATCGTCAAGGTTACCCGCCGGTCACTTCCGGATGCATCCGGCGTCCGGCGTGCTGCGGAAACACGCTACGCCGACGGTCGTCAGCGCTGCGGCCAGACCGCCGGATCCGGCCGGAATCCGACGCTGAGCCGTGCGCCGTCCCAATCGGCCGCGGTCACCTGGCAGCGCCGCAGTACCGACGGCAGGCGCACCGGCTGCCGGAACCCGGCGATCGTCACCAGCAGGTCGTCGCCGGAGCGGCCGAGCGCGAGCTGCTCGGGGTCGGGCAGCGCCTGCCGCCACGACAGCCGGTATTCCGCATCCAGACCCTCGCCGCCGACGTGTTCGACGACGGGGGCGGCCGCGGCCCGCGGCCGGCCGTTCGGGGCGGGCAACGCGACGCGGAGCTTCCGCAGCCGGGAGAGGCGGACCGGCTCCTCGTCGCGGCGGCCGATCGTCACCATGGAGACCGCCGATCCCGCATCGGGTCCGAGGAGACCCCTCGCCCGGTCGAGTACCGCTTCGGTGGGCAGACCGCCGGAACCGGCGTTCACCAGCACCGATCGCAGCGGCAGTCCCATCACGTCGGCGGCCGCCACGTCGTCGCCGATCCGGGCCAGGCCGCGTTGGCCGCCGGTGCCGACCAGGTGC
The nucleotide sequence above comes from Gordonia sp. PP30. Encoded proteins:
- a CDS encoding ROK family protein, which gives rise to MSTSGNDLTIGIDIGGTSVRAAVVDARGGMLDTLRAATPPTAGALEHCLDRLVGELRDRWTVHAVGLAIAGFLSPDCQTVRFAPHLAWREAAVPAEMSERLGLPVFAEHDGNSAALAELHFGAASRGHNTLVLALGTGIGAGMLMGGEIYRGSFGVAPEFGHLTVVPDGRPCSCGKRGCLERYCSGTALVDTAVELMAETDARHSVLAADSAADPGSLTGRRVAAAAAEGDPVAVAAFASLARWLGQGMAMIADVFDPDMIVIAGGLGMASGLYLDEAREHYAGLVTGAGHRQLARIRATQLGEAAGLIGAAQVARLGLAGRQEPGAPLVAVAQ
- a CDS encoding lysophospholipid acyltransferase family protein encodes the protein MWYYLFKYILMGPWLWLMGRPKVEGLENIPDDGAALLASNHLAVVDSFYLPLTVPRRIFFLAKSEYFTGTGLKGRFQRWFFSSSGQIPIDRSGATAAAGALLAGKRVLESGRLLCLYPEGTRSPDGRLYKGKTGLARMALETGVPVIPVAMIGTDRINPPGTVLPRPTRLTIRVGEPLDFSRYEGMAGNRFIERAVTDEIMYALMRLSGQQYVDVYAASLKNPKPPAAA